In a genomic window of Xenopus laevis strain J_2021 chromosome 5S, Xenopus_laevis_v10.1, whole genome shotgun sequence:
- the LOC108718251 gene encoding tribbles homolog 2 isoform X1, protein MNIQRSNPITIARYGRSRNKNQDFEELSSIRSTEPSQSFSPNLGSPSPPETPNSSHCVSCIGKYLLLEPLEGNHVFRALHLHSGEEFLCKVFDIRCYQETLAPCFCLPIHHNINQIAEIILGEIKAYVFFERSHGDMHSFVRTCKKLKEEEAARLFYQIVSAVAHCHDGGVVLRDLKLRKFVFNDGERTKVKLESLEDAYVLAGSDDSLSDKHGCPAYVSPEILNTNGSYSGKAADVWSLGVMLYTMLVGRYPFHDIEPSSLFSKIRRGQFNIPETLSPKAKCLIRSILRREPSERLTSQEILDHPWFSTDFNALNSGCGAKEVSDQLVPDVNMDEDTDPFFN, encoded by the exons ATGAACATACAAAGGTCGAACCCCATTACAATCGCAAGGTATGGGAGATCGAGGAATAAAAACCAGGATTTCGAAGAGCTATCGTCCATAAGGTCCACAGAGCCCAGTCAGAGCTTCAGCCCAAACCTTGGCTCTCCAAGTCCCCCAGAGACTCCGAACTCGTCGCATTGCGTTTCCTGCATTGGGAAATACTTATTGTTGGAGCCTCTGGAGGGAAACCACGTTTTCCGAGCCCTTCATCTGCACAGCGGAGAGGAGTTTCTGTGCAAG GTTTTCGATATTCGCTGCTACCAGGAGACGCTGGCACCTTGTTTTTGCCTACCTATCCACCACAACATTAACCAAATAGCCGAAATCATCCTCGGAGAGATTAAAGCTTATGTGTTCTTCGAGCGCAGCCATGGGGATATGCATTCTTTTGTCCGTACCTGCAAAAAGCTGAAAGAGGAGGAAGCTGCCAGACTGTTTTATCAGATTGTATCGGCTGTAGCTCATTGCCACGATGGCGGGGTCGTGCTGAGGGATCTTAAGCTAAGGAAATTTGTCTTTAACGATGGAGAAAG gACGAAGGTGAAACTGGAAAGCTTGGAAGATGCTTACGTCTTAGCTGGTAGCGATGATTCCCTTTCTGACAAACATGGATGCCCCGCATATGTAAGCCCAGAAATCCTAAACACAAATGGCAGCTACTCTGGCAAAGCTGCAGACGTATGGAGTCTAGGAGTTATGCTTTACACCATGTTGGTTGGACGTTACCCATTTCATGACATTGAGCCTAGTTCACTGTTCAGCAAAATCCGTCGAGGGCAGTTTAACATTCCAGAGACATTATCCCCCAAGGCAAAATGTCTTATACGTAGCATTCTTCGCCGGGAGCCTTCAGAAAGGCTCACCTCCCAAGAAATTTTGGACCATCCTTGGTTTTcaacagatttcaatgcattgAATTCAGGATGTGGTGCTAAGGAAGTGTCCGATCAACTGGTGCCTGATGTCAATATGGATGAGGATACGGACCCTTTTTTTAACTGA
- the LOC108718251 gene encoding tribbles homolog 2 isoform X2, with the protein MHSFVRTCKKLKEEEAARLFYQIVSAVAHCHDGGVVLRDLKLRKFVFNDGERTKVKLESLEDAYVLAGSDDSLSDKHGCPAYVSPEILNTNGSYSGKAADVWSLGVMLYTMLVGRYPFHDIEPSSLFSKIRRGQFNIPETLSPKAKCLIRSILRREPSERLTSQEILDHPWFSTDFNALNSGCGAKEVSDQLVPDVNMDEDTDPFFN; encoded by the exons ATGCATTCTTTTGTCCGTACCTGCAAAAAGCTGAAAGAGGAGGAAGCTGCCAGACTGTTTTATCAGATTGTATCGGCTGTAGCTCATTGCCACGATGGCGGGGTCGTGCTGAGGGATCTTAAGCTAAGGAAATTTGTCTTTAACGATGGAGAAAG gACGAAGGTGAAACTGGAAAGCTTGGAAGATGCTTACGTCTTAGCTGGTAGCGATGATTCCCTTTCTGACAAACATGGATGCCCCGCATATGTAAGCCCAGAAATCCTAAACACAAATGGCAGCTACTCTGGCAAAGCTGCAGACGTATGGAGTCTAGGAGTTATGCTTTACACCATGTTGGTTGGACGTTACCCATTTCATGACATTGAGCCTAGTTCACTGTTCAGCAAAATCCGTCGAGGGCAGTTTAACATTCCAGAGACATTATCCCCCAAGGCAAAATGTCTTATACGTAGCATTCTTCGCCGGGAGCCTTCAGAAAGGCTCACCTCCCAAGAAATTTTGGACCATCCTTGGTTTTcaacagatttcaatgcattgAATTCAGGATGTGGTGCTAAGGAAGTGTCCGATCAACTGGTGCCTGATGTCAATATGGATGAGGATACGGACCCTTTTTTTAACTGA